In Leptodesmis sichuanensis A121, the following are encoded in one genomic region:
- the argC gene encoding N-acetyl-gamma-glutamyl-phosphate reductase, with product MGDTGRVPVGIIGASGYGGVQLVRILMDHPHLELAYLGGDSSAGQPFSDLYPHLEHRVKQIIEPIDLDKIADRCQVVFLSLPNGLACKMAPTLLEKGCKVLDLSADYRFSDLSVYTSWYGVERTDQATAEQAVYGLPELYRDRIAQAQLVGCPGCYPTASLLALAPLLKQGLIVPETAIIDAKSGTSGGGRQPKINMLLAEADGSFGAYGVGRHRHTPEIEQVCSDLAGHEILVQFTPHLIPMPRGILATVYATIRDPGLVRDDLLTIFNAFYRNSPWVKVLPSGVYPQTKWATGTNLCYLGLEVDPRTARVIGMSAIDNLLKGQAGQAIQCLNLMMGWDETLGLPRLAFYP from the coding sequence ATGGGTGATACGGGACGTGTCCCTGTCGGAATCATCGGCGCTTCGGGGTATGGCGGTGTGCAATTAGTTCGGATTTTGATGGATCACCCTCATTTAGAGTTGGCTTATCTGGGGGGAGATAGCAGTGCCGGACAACCCTTTTCCGATCTCTATCCACATCTGGAACATCGAGTCAAGCAGATCATTGAGCCGATCGATTTAGATAAAATTGCCGATCGCTGTCAGGTGGTGTTCCTCTCCCTACCCAATGGGTTGGCCTGCAAGATGGCTCCCACCCTGCTGGAAAAAGGCTGTAAGGTGCTCGATCTGTCGGCAGACTACCGCTTTTCTGACCTCTCGGTGTACACCTCCTGGTACGGAGTCGAACGCACCGACCAGGCCACCGCAGAACAGGCAGTTTACGGTCTGCCAGAACTGTACCGCGATCGCATTGCTCAGGCCCAACTGGTCGGCTGTCCGGGCTGCTATCCTACCGCCAGTCTGCTGGCTCTGGCTCCGCTGCTGAAACAAGGCTTAATTGTGCCGGAAACCGCGATTATTGATGCCAAATCGGGGACTTCCGGGGGGGGACGGCAGCCAAAAATCAATATGCTGCTGGCAGAAGCCGACGGTTCCTTTGGGGCCTATGGAGTGGGTCGCCACCGCCATACGCCGGAGATTGAGCAGGTATGTAGCGATTTGGCGGGCCATGAGATCCTGGTGCAATTCACGCCGCACCTGATTCCCATGCCCCGTGGCATTCTGGCCACCGTTTACGCCACCATTCGCGATCCGGGTCTGGTACGAGATGATTTACTGACTATCTTTAATGCCTTTTACCGCAATTCTCCCTGGGTGAAGGTGTTACCCAGCGGCGTTTATCCCCAGACGAAGTGGGCTACCGGGACGAATCTCTGCTATCTGGGATTGGAAGTGGATCCTCGCACCGCCAGAGTGATTGGTATGTCGGCGATCGACAATCTGCTGAAAGGACAGGCAGGGCAGGCGATCCAGTGCCTTAACCTGATGATGGGTTGGGATGAAACCCTGGGGCTGCCGCGACTGGCGTTCTACCCGTAA